A window of Streptomyces sp. NBC_01241 genomic DNA:
TGGTGCGCAGTAGATGCAGGGGGTGGGCGCGGGGCCTGCCGCCCGTCAGCCGTTGCCGGAGGCGAGTTCGCGGCTGCGGTCGCGAGCGGCTTCGAGAGCAGCGATGAGGGCGGCGCGTACGCCGTGGTTCTCCAGCTCGCGGATGGCGCTGATGGTGGTGCCGGCCGGGCTGGTGACGGCCTCGCGGAGCTTGACCGGGTGTTCGCCGCTGTCGCGGAGCATGACGGCGGCGCCGATGGCGGCCTGGACGATCAGCTCGTGGGCCTGGGCGCGGGGCAGGCCGAGCAGGATGCCCGCGTCCGTCATCGCCTCGACGAGGAAGTAGAAGTAGGCGGGGCCCGAGCCGGAGAGGGCGGTTGCCGCGTCCTGCTGGGACTCGGGCACGCGCAGGGTCTTGCCGACGCCGCCGAAGATCGCCTCGGCGGCGGCGAGGTGTTCGGTGGTGGCGTGGCTGCCCGCGGAGATGACGGACATGCCCTCGTCGACGAGGACGGGGGTGTTCGGCATGACGCGTACGACCGGGGTGTTCGCCGTGAGGCGGTCCTCGATGAAGGCGGTCGTGATGCCCGCGGCGGCACTGATGACCAGGCGGTCGGCGGATACGTGCTCGGCGAGTTCGTCGAGGAGCCGGCCCATGTCCTGGGGCTTGACCGCGAGGATGAGGATGTCGGCGCGCTTGGCGGCCTCGGCGTTGGTGACGGAGTCGACGCCGTAGCGGTTGTGAAGTTCCTCGGCGCGCTCGGAGCGGCGGGTGGTGACCAGCAGGTTCGCCGGGCGCCAGCCTGCCCGGATCATTCCGCTGAGCAGGGCCTCGCCGATCTTGCCGGTGCCGAGGACTGCAACTGTCTGGGTCATGCGGTTCACCCTCCGGGCGGTACTCGCGGTGCTCGGTGCTCGTGCCCGTCATCCTCGCACCGGGGCCGGTCAGGCGGTACGTCGGCGGAGCGTGGCCGCGCCGAGGGTGAGGACGAGGAGCGCGCAGCCCGCGACGACCAGGACGTCGCGGACGAAGTCGCCGGTGACGTCCGTGTGGTGGAGGACCTCGTTCATGCCGTCGACCGCGTACGACATGGGCAGGACGTTCGAGATCGCTTCGAGTGCGGGTGCCATCCGGTCGCGCGCGGTGAACAGTCCGCAGAGCAGGAGCTGCGGGAAGATCACCGCCGGCATGAACTGGACGGCCTGGAACTCGGATGCGGCGAAGGCGGAGACGAAGAGGCCGAGTGCCGTGCCGAGGAGCGCGTCGAGCAGGGCGACGAGGAGCAGCAGCCACGGGGAGCCGGTGACGTCCAGGCCGAGTGCCCAGACCGAGAGTGCGGTGGCCAGGAGGGACTGGACGATGGCGACGGCGCCGAAGGCGAGGGCGTAGCCGCCGATGAGGTCGCCCTTGCCGAGCGGCATGGCGAGGAGGCGTTCGAGGGTGCCCGAGGTGCGTTCGCGCAGGGTGGCGATCGAGGTCACCAGGAACATCGTGATCAGCGGGAAGATGCCGAGGAGCGAGGCGCCGATGGCGTCGAAGGTGCGGGGGCTGCCGTCGAACACGTACCGGAGCAGCGTGATCATCACGACCGGGATCAGGAGGAGCAGCGCGACGGTGCCCGGGTCGTGGGTGAGTTGGCGCAGGACGCGGGCGGCGGTGGCGAGGGTGCGGGCCGGGCTCAGGGGCGGTGTGGCCGGGCGGGGGCGGGAGCCGGGGTTCGGGTGCGTGCTCATCGGGCGGTCTCCTGACGGATGGCGGCCTTGTCGACCAGGTGGAGGAATGCCTCTTCGACGGTGGCGGCGCGGGCAGCGGTGCGCAGTGCCTCGGGGGTGTCGTCGGCGAGGATCTCGCCCTCGCGCATGAGGAGCAGCCGGTGACAGCGCTCGGCCTCGTCCATGACGTGGGAGGAGACGAGGAGTGTGGTGCCGCGGTCGGCCGCGAGGGAGTGGAAGAGGTTCCACAGGCCGCGGCGGAGGACCGGGTCGAGGCCGACGGTCGGTTCGTCGAGGACCAGGAGTTCGGGCGTGCCGAGCAGGGCCACGGCGAGGGAGACGCGGGTGAGCTGGCCGCCGGAGAGGGTACCGGCGAGGGCATCGGCGTGGCTGGTCAGGTCGACCTCGGCGATCGCGCGGGTGACGGCGGTCCGGCGTGCGTCGCGGTGCCTGCGGCCCGGCTGGAGGATCGCCGCGAAGTAGTCGAGGTTCTGTCGGACCGTCAGGTCGGTGTAGACGGACGGGGCCTGGGTGACGTACCCGATGCGCGGGCGGAGGGTGGGGGCGCCCGCGGGGCTGCCGAGCACGTCGAGGGTGCCGGTGACCTTGGCCTGGGTGCCCACGACGGCGCGCATCAGGGTGGATTTGCCGCAGCCGGAGGGGCCCAGGAGGCCGGTGATTCTGCCGGGTTCGACGGTGAAGTCGAGGCCGCGGAGGACGGTGCGGTTGCCTCGTACGACGGTGAGGCCACGGGCCTCGATGGCAGGGCCCGGAGAATTCATCATGCGATGAATTTTGATCCTGGCGTGTCCCTTCGTCAAGGGGGGTTGGTGATGGTGGGGTTGGTGATGGTGGGGGTGCGGGTGGCGGGGGCGGCGGCTACGGACGGATCGCCACGCTCAGGTCGACCACGTAACCCTCCTCGACCGCGCCGTCCGGGAAGAGCTCTGCCAGCCGGTCGCGCTCCTCGGTGAGGAACCGGCGTGCAGGTTCCTCACCGAGGACGAGGAAGGCGGAATGGCTGCCGAGGTTGGCGAGGTGGGTGTCCAGGGACACCCGTCGGGTCCAGGGCACCGTGCGGTGTACGAAGTCGAACTCGGACGGCAGGTCGCGGAGGGGCACGGACGAGCCGTGGGCACTCTCGCCTGCGCCGAAGAAGCGGCGCAGCCGGGCGTCCTGCTCGGCGATCCAGGAGACGGAGTGGTCGGAGACGTTCCACCAGAGGGCGAGTGCGCCGCCGGGACGCAGGACGCGCAGGGCCTCGGAGGTGGCGCGGCTCCGGTCGGTCCAGTGCCAGGACTGGGCGTACGTGATCAGGTCGGCCGATGCGGTGGCGAGGGGGAGGCGGTTTCCGTCGCCGCGCACGACCGGTACGTACGGGAGTGCCCGGTGCAGTTCTTCCGCCATGCCGGGGCCCGGTTCGACCGCGGTGACCCGGGCGCCCCTCTCGTGGAGGAGCCGGGTGGCGATGCCCGTGCCCGCGCCGACATCGATGGTGCAGGCGCCGCGCAGGGGGCGGCCGGACAGGTTCTCGACGGTGTCGAAGAGGGCGGGCGGGTAGCCGGGGCGGGCCGCGGCGTACTGGGCGGCCGCGCGGTCGAAGGAGAGGGCGCGGGGCGCGGCCGGCGTGGGATCGGAGAGTGGCATGGGGCCATCGTGCCCCCGCGCGGCGGGCCCATGCCCAGACCTGCGGGGACCCCCGGTGCGCGTGGGGTGCTACTTGCGCTTGGGGCGCTTGCCCTTGGTCGTCTTACGGGCGGCCGGGTTGCCGGTGCGGGCCGAGCGGCGCTTCGTGTAGCGGGCGAGTGCCTCCTCGTACTCCGTGCGGCGCAACTGTTCGCCCGGTGCCTCCTTGAACGTACGGAGGAAGTACGCGAGCAGCGAGCCGACGAAGCCGATCGTCTTGAGACCGCGCAGGTTCGCCTCGCGCGCCGGATCGGCCGGGCGGCGGCTGAATCCTTCCCAGGTCCTGCGGAAGGCGACGGCGCTGCAGATGGCGAACATCAGGACGACCAGGATGCCGACGAGGTTGCCGACGTCGGCGATCTCCAGCCCCTGGAAGGCGAAGCGGAGTACGAAGCAGGCGGCGGCCGCGGCGGCGAGGGAGCCGACCGCGGCCCCGGTGCGTCGCAGCCCGTAGCCCCCGTCGTGGTCGACCCAGGTCGTACCGAAGAAGAGCAGGGGCTCGGGCTGCGGGCCGGCCGCGGTGGAGCCGGGCGTATCGCTGCCGGACCTGTCGCCGGTGCCGGGGGCTTCGCTGTTCTCGCTCACGAGGTCGATTATCCCCGGGCGGGCCGCGGTCCCGGGTGCGGTCCCCCGGTCGCGGCCCCCGCCGTGCCGGTCAGTCGCAGCGCGGGGCGATGTATCCGTCGCTGCCCGTGTGGACGTAGGCGTCCGACACGAACTGGCCGTTGGCGATGTTGTCCCAGATGTTCGAGGTGCCGTACGGGCCGGTGACCCGCTCCCCCGGCTTCTGGCAGTAGACCGCGACCTTCACTCCGTACGGCAGTGTCCTGACGATGCCGTACTGGGTGCCCGGTCCCGTGCGGACGTTGACGCGGTAGCCGGGCGCGATGGGGTACCTGGTGACGTCGGCGGTGCCGGCGAGCGTGGTCACGCCCTCGGACGCTTCGGCGGTGCTGTCGATGTGCTCTTCCGAGGCCATGAGGCCCTCCCCCGTTGAGAGACGGTGTGTACGACGCGCAGGCTACAAGCCCCGCCCGTATCGCACGCACCATCGACTAGGCTCCGTGCGTCGCGCTTGCGGACGAAACACACGGGGGTGGGCGATGCCGCCGCTGCGAGGTACCGGAGCCAATCCGGAAGCGGAGCATCCGGAATACGCCGGTCATTACCGCCTTGAGGCATGTCTCGGCGCAGGCGGCATGGGCGTCGTACACCTGGCGCGCTCCACCTCGGGGCTGCAGCTGGCCGTCAAGGTGGTGCATCGGCGCTACTCCCAGGACCCCGAGTTCAGGGCCCGTTTCCGGCAGGAGGTCGGGGCCGCGAGGCGGGTCAGCGGGGCCTTCACGGCGCCGGTCGTCGATGCCGACCCCGATGCCGCACGGCCGTGGATGGCCACCCTGTACGTGCCCGGCCCCACGCTCGCCGACCAGGTGAAGCGGAACGGGCCGATGGCTCCCGCCGAACTCCGCAGGCTGACGGCCGGACTTGCCGAGGCGCTGCGCGACATCCATCGGGCCGGGGTCATCCACCGCGACCTCAAGCCGAGCAACGTGCTGCTCTCCGACTCCGGGCCCAAGGTCATCGACTTCGGGATCTCCCGGCCGTACGACAGCGATCTGCGCACCGAGACGGGCAAGCTGATCGGCTCGCCGCCGTACATGGCGCCCGAGCAGTTCCAGCGGCCGCGCGAGGTCGGGCCCGCCGCGGATGTGTTCGCCCTGGGCGCCGTGCTCGTCCACGCGGCGACCGGCCGGGGGCCCTTCGACTCCGACAGCCCGTACATCGTGGCCTACCAGGTGGTGCACGACGAGGCGGACCTGACGGCCGTGCCCACGGAGCTGGCGCCGCTGATCGGGCAGTGCCTGGCGAAGGACCCCGCTGAGCGGCCCACTCCGGACGACATCATGGCGGCGCTGCGCCCTCCTTCGTACGACGCCGCAGCGTTCATACCGTCGCAGCGCAGGCCGGGCACCATCGCGGCCGGGCCCGGTGCCACGGCGGACCCGGACCCGGGGATCGTGGCGCGGGCGGACGCGGACACGCATGCGGGCGTGGGCACGGCTGCGCGGGGCAGGAAGGCGACCCCCAACCGCGGCGGCAAGCGGCGGTGGCTGGCAGCCGGGGTGGCGCTGCTCGTCGTGGGTGCCGGTGGGGTGTGGGCGGCCGGTGTCATGGACAACTCGGGTGGCCTGGGTGAGTCGGGTGGCTCCGGTGGGTCGGGTGGGGCGAAGGGCTCTGCGGAAGCGGTCGCGCCGTGGCAGACGCCGCTTCTGGCCTCGGGCAACTCGACGCCGGTCTGCTCCGCGGCGAGCCGCGGCGACGACGGCGCCATCAGTGATGACGGCAAGGACGGCAAGGACGGCAACGGCAAGAAGGCGGCCGGCCGGTCCATGGCGCTGTACTGCACCGCTGCCGGTATCGGCGCCGCCCGGCTGGACCCCGCGGACGGCCGGGTGCTGTGGTCCCATGGCGCCGCGAACGCTCCGTCGGCCGGCGTCGTGTCGGTCTCCGGAGATCTGGTGCACACGGCGGTGCCGGGCGGGAAGCTCCGGGCGTACGACCCCACCGAGGGCAAGCAGGTCTGGCAGGCGGATCTCTCCCCATACCTCGGCGCCCCCTTCGCCGCGGGCGACACGCTGCTGCTGGTCGCCGAGGACGGCACGACCGAGGCCCTCGACTCGGCGACCGGCGTGTCCCGCTGGCGGCATCCGCTCGCCGGGCACCGGCGCCCGGACTTCACGCTGTACGACGCCGCATCGGGGCTGGCCTACGCGTTCGAGCACTCCGCCTACGGGTCCACCACGCTGGTCACGGCCGTCGACGCGCGGGCCGGGCGCGTGGCCTGGCAGCGGCGGCTGGACGGCATGCTCACCCCGGTGGGGACCTCGGACGGCGCACTCGTCCTGACGTCCATGAACGGGGACACCCAGACCATCGGGCTCGTCCGCTACGACCCGGAGCGGGGGCGCGTCGCCCGGGTGGCGCTGCCGTTCCGGATGAACGAACCGGAGGCCGTGGTGGGCGGGGACACCGTCTATCTGCTGGCGCACGGCGGGACCCTGGTGGCCGTCGACATGCGTCCGGCCGGCGGCGAAGCCGTTCTCTGGCAGCTGGAGACCGCTGCCGGGCGGACGTCGGCGCCCGTCCTCGCCGGTGGACACCGGCTGTACTTCTCGGCGGCGGACGGGCGGCTGATCGCCGTGGACACGGAGCGCGGAACGCTGCTGGGACAGACAGGTCCCCGGCTCCGGGACGGGAAGCTCACGTACGCCTCGACGCTGCCCGCCCCCGTCGCCGCCGGCCGGGCCGTCTTCGGGACCGCGCCCGACGGGTCCGTGTTCGCCGTGGACGGGCAGGACCCCGCTCACTGGTGAGAGCGGGGTCCGTCTTCGTTGCCGGGTCCGGTTCAGCCGAGCTTGGACACGTCCCGCACCGCGCCCCGGTCCGCGCTCGTCGCCATCGCCGCGTACGCGCGCAGCGCCGCGCTGACCTTGCGGTCGCGGTTCTTCGGCGCGTAGACGCCGTTCAGCGCCTCGCGGCGGGCGGTCAGCTCGGCCTCGGGGACGAGGAGCTCGATCGAACGGTTCGGGATGTCGATCCTGATCCGGTCGCCGTCCTCGACGAGCGCGATCGTGCCGCCGGACGCGGCCTCCGGCGACGCGTGGCCGATGGACAGCCCCGACGTACCGCCGGAGAAGCGGCCGTCGGTCACCAGGGCGCAGCTCTTACCGAGGCCGCGGCCCTTGAGGAAGGACGTGGGGTAGAGCATCTCCTGCATGCCGGGGCCGCCACGCGGACCCTCGTAACGGATGACGACGACGTCGCCCTCCTTGATCTCCTTGCGGAGGATCTTGTCGACGGCGTCCTCCTGCGACTCGCAGACGACCGCCGGGCCCTCGAAGGTCCAGATCGACTCGTCGACGCCCGCCGTCTTCACGACGCAGCCGTCCACGGCGAGGTTCCCCTTGAGGACCGCGAGGCCGCCGTCCTTGGAGTACGCGTGCGCCAGGTCGCGGATGCAGCCGCCGGCCGCGTCCAGGTCGAGGGTCTCCCAGCGCTCGGACTGCGAGAAGGCGGTCGCGGAACGGACACAGCCGGGGGCCGCGTGCCACAGCTCGACGGCCTCCGGGGAGGGGGAACCGCCGCGGACGTCCCAGTTCTTCAGCCACTCGGCGAGGGAGCCGGAGTGCACCGAGTGCACGTCCTCGTTGAGCAGGCCGCCGCGGTGCAGCTCACCGAGGATGGCGGGGATGCCGCCGGCCCGGTGGACGTCCTCCATGTAGTACGTGCCGCCGGGGGCCACGTTGGGCGCGACCTTCGACAGGCAGGGGACGCGGCGCGAGATCTCGTCCATGTCGCCGAGGTCGTAGTCGAGCTCCGCCTCCTGGGCCGCGGCGAGCAGGTGCAGGATCGTGTTGGTGGAGCCGCCCATCGAGATGTCGAGCGCCATGGCGTTCTCGAACGCGGCGCGGGTGCCGATGGAGCGGGGCAGGACCGTCGCGTCGTCCTGCTCGTAGTGGCGCCTGGTGATCTCGACGACCGTGCGGCCGGCCTCCTCGTACAGCGCCTTGCGGGCGGTGTGCGTGGCGAGGACCGTGCCGTTGCCGGGGAGGGACAGGCCGAGGGCCTCGGTCAGGCAGTTCATCGAGTTGGCGGTGAACATGCCGGAACAGCTGCCGCAGGTGGGGCAGGCGTTCTCCTCGATGCGGAGGATGTCCTCGTCCGAGACGTTCTCGTCGACGGCGTCGCTGATCGCGTTGACCAGGTCGAGCTTGCGGACCGTGCCGTCGACGAGGGTGGCCTTGCCGGCCTCCATCGGGCCGCCGGAGACGAAGACGGTCGGGATGTTCAGGCGCATCGCGGCCATCAGCATGCCGGG
This region includes:
- the proC gene encoding pyrroline-5-carboxylate reductase; protein product: MTQTVAVLGTGKIGEALLSGMIRAGWRPANLLVTTRRSERAEELHNRYGVDSVTNAEAAKRADILILAVKPQDMGRLLDELAEHVSADRLVISAAAGITTAFIEDRLTANTPVVRVMPNTPVLVDEGMSVISAGSHATTEHLAAAEAIFGGVGKTLRVPESQQDAATALSGSGPAYFYFLVEAMTDAGILLGLPRAQAHELIVQAAIGAAVMLRDSGEHPVKLREAVTSPAGTTISAIRELENHGVRAALIAALEAARDRSRELASGNG
- a CDS encoding ABC transporter permease, which translates into the protein MSTHPNPGSRPRPATPPLSPARTLATAARVLRQLTHDPGTVALLLLIPVVMITLLRYVFDGSPRTFDAIGASLLGIFPLITMFLVTSIATLRERTSGTLERLLAMPLGKGDLIGGYALAFGAVAIVQSLLATALSVWALGLDVTGSPWLLLLVALLDALLGTALGLFVSAFAASEFQAVQFMPAVIFPQLLLCGLFTARDRMAPALEAISNVLPMSYAVDGMNEVLHHTDVTGDFVRDVLVVAGCALLVLTLGAATLRRRTA
- a CDS encoding ABC transporter ATP-binding protein, giving the protein MMNSPGPAIEARGLTVVRGNRTVLRGLDFTVEPGRITGLLGPSGCGKSTLMRAVVGTQAKVTGTLDVLGSPAGAPTLRPRIGYVTQAPSVYTDLTVRQNLDYFAAILQPGRRHRDARRTAVTRAIAEVDLTSHADALAGTLSGGQLTRVSLAVALLGTPELLVLDEPTVGLDPVLRRGLWNLFHSLAADRGTTLLVSSHVMDEAERCHRLLLMREGEILADDTPEALRTAARAATVEEAFLHLVDKAAIRQETAR
- a CDS encoding class I SAM-dependent methyltransferase, translating into MPLSDPTPAAPRALSFDRAAAQYAAARPGYPPALFDTVENLSGRPLRGACTIDVGAGTGIATRLLHERGARVTAVEPGPGMAEELHRALPYVPVVRGDGNRLPLATASADLITYAQSWHWTDRSRATSEALRVLRPGGALALWWNVSDHSVSWIAEQDARLRRFFGAGESAHGSSVPLRDLPSEFDFVHRTVPWTRRVSLDTHLANLGSHSAFLVLGEEPARRFLTEERDRLAELFPDGAVEEGYVVDLSVAIRP
- a CDS encoding SH3 domain-containing protein codes for the protein MASEEHIDSTAEASEGVTTLAGTADVTRYPIAPGYRVNVRTGPGTQYGIVRTLPYGVKVAVYCQKPGERVTGPYGTSNIWDNIANGQFVSDAYVHTGSDGYIAPRCD
- a CDS encoding serine/threonine-protein kinase, with translation MPPLRGTGANPEAEHPEYAGHYRLEACLGAGGMGVVHLARSTSGLQLAVKVVHRRYSQDPEFRARFRQEVGAARRVSGAFTAPVVDADPDAARPWMATLYVPGPTLADQVKRNGPMAPAELRRLTAGLAEALRDIHRAGVIHRDLKPSNVLLSDSGPKVIDFGISRPYDSDLRTETGKLIGSPPYMAPEQFQRPREVGPAADVFALGAVLVHAATGRGPFDSDSPYIVAYQVVHDEADLTAVPTELAPLIGQCLAKDPAERPTPDDIMAALRPPSYDAAAFIPSQRRPGTIAAGPGATADPDPGIVARADADTHAGVGTAARGRKATPNRGGKRRWLAAGVALLVVGAGGVWAAGVMDNSGGLGESGGSGGSGGAKGSAEAVAPWQTPLLASGNSTPVCSAASRGDDGAISDDGKDGKDGNGKKAAGRSMALYCTAAGIGAARLDPADGRVLWSHGAANAPSAGVVSVSGDLVHTAVPGGKLRAYDPTEGKQVWQADLSPYLGAPFAAGDTLLLVAEDGTTEALDSATGVSRWRHPLAGHRRPDFTLYDAASGLAYAFEHSAYGSTTLVTAVDARAGRVAWQRRLDGMLTPVGTSDGALVLTSMNGDTQTIGLVRYDPERGRVARVALPFRMNEPEAVVGGDTVYLLAHGGTLVAVDMRPAGGEAVLWQLETAAGRTSAPVLAGGHRLYFSAADGRLIAVDTERGTLLGQTGPRLRDGKLTYASTLPAPVAAGRAVFGTAPDGSVFAVDGQDPAHW
- the ilvD gene encoding dihydroxy-acid dehydratase, which produces MPQLRSRTVTHGRNMAGARALMRASGVASEDIGKPIIAVANSFTEFVPGHTHLAPVGRIVSDAIKAAGAVPREFNTIAVDDGIAMGHGGMLYSLPSRDLIADSVEYMVEAHCADALICISNCDKITPGMLMAAMRLNIPTVFVSGGPMEAGKATLVDGTVRKLDLVNAISDAVDENVSDEDILRIEENACPTCGSCSGMFTANSMNCLTEALGLSLPGNGTVLATHTARKALYEEAGRTVVEITRRHYEQDDATVLPRSIGTRAAFENAMALDISMGGSTNTILHLLAAAQEAELDYDLGDMDEISRRVPCLSKVAPNVAPGGTYYMEDVHRAGGIPAILGELHRGGLLNEDVHSVHSGSLAEWLKNWDVRGGSPSPEAVELWHAAPGCVRSATAFSQSERWETLDLDAAGGCIRDLAHAYSKDGGLAVLKGNLAVDGCVVKTAGVDESIWTFEGPAVVCESQEDAVDKILRKEIKEGDVVVIRYEGPRGGPGMQEMLYPTSFLKGRGLGKSCALVTDGRFSGGTSGLSIGHASPEAASGGTIALVEDGDRIRIDIPNRSIELLVPEAELTARREALNGVYAPKNRDRKVSAALRAYAAMATSADRGAVRDVSKLG